From Streptomyces sp. NBC_00370, a single genomic window includes:
- a CDS encoding SMI1/KNR4 family protein, whose amino-acid sequence MTDLPLEGAPRTVEEWRGYLAEYGKEYVEANEDEEYSSLTAEQIESHWLGAEPAGEQTIAAQEQRLGIQFPPSLRAFLTVTDGWQGIGGWIDRISPCAEIDWMRNTGPGDSFIHLYAEGEDPEDDTISLADLFRRALLVAAGEDLWLLDPTETQPDGEWTAYEFTPKYGTVEEYPSFAELFHESKDQI is encoded by the coding sequence ATGACAGACCTGCCACTCGAAGGCGCGCCGCGAACCGTCGAGGAATGGCGCGGCTACCTGGCCGAGTACGGCAAGGAGTACGTGGAGGCCAACGAGGACGAGGAGTACTCGTCCCTGACGGCCGAGCAGATCGAGAGCCACTGGCTCGGCGCCGAGCCTGCGGGTGAGCAGACCATAGCGGCCCAGGAGCAGCGTCTGGGCATCCAATTCCCGCCCAGCCTGCGGGCGTTCCTGACGGTCACCGACGGCTGGCAGGGGATCGGCGGATGGATCGACCGGATCAGCCCGTGCGCCGAGATCGACTGGATGCGGAACACCGGGCCGGGTGACAGCTTCATTCATCTCTACGCCGAAGGGGAAGACCCCGAGGACGACACCATCAGCCTCGCCGACTTGTTCCGGCGCGCCCTGCTGGTCGCCGCCGGCGAGGATCTGTGGCTGCTCGATCCCACCGAGACCCAGCCGGACGGTGAGTGGACCGCCTACGAGTTCACGCCCAAGTACGGGACGGTCGAGGAGTATCCGAGCTTCGCGGAACTGTTCCACGAGAGCAAGGACCAGATATGA
- a CDS encoding M15 family metallopeptidase, translating into MITNRAFRRLTTVLAILSAVFTTAVSAPVTAQAATGDTAPPEFVALHDVAPSILQEIRYNTPHNFTGSRINGYEEPLCILTAPAAQALAKAERTFLAQGYTLKVYDCYRPQRAVDSFVTWAEDLDDELMKGEFYPRVEKTDLFTDGYIAAKSGHSRGSTVDLTLVKLPAATTRPYVPGEPLAPCYAPAKKRFPDNSIDMGTGYDCFDTLAHTLDPRIVGTQRANRLQLKNALESLGFVNLAEEWWHFTYSPETFPSDYFDFPVSRDSLSN; encoded by the coding sequence GTGATCACCAACCGCGCCTTCCGGCGCCTCACGACCGTATTAGCCATCCTCTCGGCCGTGTTCACCACGGCGGTGAGCGCACCCGTAACGGCCCAGGCCGCTACCGGAGATACCGCCCCGCCCGAATTCGTCGCCCTGCACGACGTGGCACCGTCCATTCTGCAGGAGATCCGGTACAACACCCCGCACAACTTCACGGGCAGCAGGATCAACGGTTACGAAGAGCCGCTGTGCATCCTCACCGCCCCGGCGGCCCAGGCGCTGGCGAAGGCGGAGCGGACGTTCCTCGCGCAGGGCTACACCCTCAAGGTGTACGACTGCTACCGGCCGCAGCGCGCCGTCGACAGCTTCGTGACCTGGGCCGAGGATCTGGACGACGAGCTGATGAAGGGCGAGTTCTATCCACGGGTGGAGAAGACGGACCTCTTCACCGACGGGTACATCGCGGCCAAGTCCGGTCACAGCCGGGGAAGTACGGTGGACCTCACCCTGGTGAAGCTGCCCGCGGCCACCACCCGCCCGTACGTGCCGGGCGAGCCCCTTGCCCCCTGTTACGCGCCGGCCAAGAAGAGATTCCCGGACAACTCCATCGACATGGGGACGGGATACGACTGCTTCGACACCCTGGCCCACACGCTTGATCCCCGTATCGTCGGCACGCAACGGGCCAACCGGCTGCAGCTGAAGAACGCCCTGGAATCCCTCGGATTCGTCAATCTCGCCGAGGAATGGTGGCATTTCACCTATTCGCCGGAAACTTTCCCCTCGGACTACTTCGACTTCCCGGTGTCCCGGGACTCGCTGAGCAATTAA
- a CDS encoding PA14 domain-containing protein: protein MRTKRLRGKLAMLLAAGLGLAVLTVPPSAGAAGAAEDPAGAHGLKGEYFTQSAPGAFDFGELKATGFDPNIDFNSLDSRLQTATGQADDASVRWTGEVVPEETGATTFSVIGDNGFRLWVDGKLTIDHWVDDWEKEQTSQPVELTAGKAYDIKVEYFEHTGGSNLHLRWTEPGQEKEAIPSSAFRLPADWDYDGAISTTVLKDGRSLRLDFAQPLAALPSGLADHLQAVIGGAKWPLGTVKADPADPRSLVVGLKEPVVGKKGGGASGQADLTYDGNGGLTGSDGAAVGQFWSSGPNNSEYELRTKWADEVGPKNAHPEYPRPQLTRDDWQNLNGQWQFAAAQPGDKPPVGKQLAEKILVPYPVESQLSGIERHEDRMWYRRTFTVPKDWKVGKSKHLQLNFGAVDWQADVYVNGKAVAQHKGGYDKFSADITGALKPGRTQELIVGVYDPTDAADGENPPVGKQRLDPSGIWYTPSSGIWQTVWMEPVAATHAADLKITPDVTAGRATVEVKGVPDGVPVTATAYDGKRKIATAAGRTGAPVSLKINKAHLWSPDDPFLYQLKVRVGQDQVGSYFGMRSIAVENVNGTPRTVLNGKPVFMMATLDQGFWPDGLHTAPTDEALAYDLKTHKQMGFNSVRKHIKVEPDRWFYWADKLGLLVWQDMPAMSAEPDTAARAEYERELKTMIDQHSSHPSVVMWVTFNEGWGQYDVGRIAEQAKAWDPTRLVNNMSGLNLGADGGTGDIMDEHGYPSPALPPNPDGKRALVSGEYGGLGLAVPGHAWAVQQSYVDVDPAAYTDDYLARLAEVHQLACQGSNGAVYTQISDVEGELNGLMTYDRKVVKPDVKRLKAAQDALIRDASQATVAGCSGS from the coding sequence GTGCGCACCAAACGACTCAGAGGCAAACTGGCCATGCTTCTGGCCGCCGGGCTCGGCCTCGCCGTCCTGACCGTGCCGCCGTCGGCCGGGGCAGCCGGAGCCGCCGAGGACCCCGCAGGAGCACACGGCCTCAAGGGCGAGTACTTCACCCAGTCCGCCCCGGGCGCCTTCGACTTCGGTGAGCTGAAGGCCACCGGCTTCGACCCGAACATCGACTTCAACAGCCTCGACTCGCGGCTGCAGACCGCCACCGGCCAGGCCGACGACGCCAGTGTGCGCTGGACGGGCGAGGTCGTGCCCGAGGAGACCGGTGCGACGACCTTCTCCGTCATCGGCGACAACGGCTTCCGGCTCTGGGTCGACGGCAAGCTGACCATCGACCACTGGGTCGACGACTGGGAGAAGGAACAGACCTCCCAGCCCGTCGAGTTGACGGCCGGTAAGGCCTACGACATCAAGGTCGAGTACTTCGAGCACACCGGCGGCTCCAACCTCCATCTGCGCTGGACCGAACCCGGCCAGGAGAAGGAAGCCATCCCCTCCTCCGCGTTCCGCCTCCCCGCCGACTGGGACTACGACGGGGCCATCTCGACCACCGTCCTCAAGGACGGCCGCAGCCTCAGACTCGACTTCGCACAGCCCCTCGCGGCGCTCCCGAGCGGCCTCGCCGACCACCTCCAGGCCGTCATCGGCGGCGCGAAATGGCCGCTCGGCACGGTCAAGGCCGACCCCGCCGACCCGCGCTCCCTCGTCGTCGGACTCAAGGAACCGGTCGTCGGCAAGAAGGGCGGCGGCGCCAGTGGCCAGGCCGACCTCACGTACGACGGCAACGGCGGCCTGACCGGCTCGGACGGCGCCGCCGTCGGACAGTTCTGGAGCAGCGGGCCGAACAACTCGGAGTACGAGCTGCGCACCAAATGGGCCGACGAGGTGGGCCCGAAGAACGCCCATCCCGAGTACCCGCGGCCCCAACTCACCCGCGACGACTGGCAGAACCTCAACGGCCAGTGGCAGTTCGCCGCCGCACAGCCGGGCGACAAGCCCCCGGTCGGCAAGCAGCTCGCCGAGAAGATCCTCGTGCCGTACCCGGTCGAGTCCCAGCTCTCCGGCATCGAACGCCACGAGGACCGGATGTGGTACCGCCGCACCTTCACCGTTCCCAAGGACTGGAAGGTCGGCAAGAGCAAGCATCTCCAGCTCAACTTCGGAGCTGTCGACTGGCAGGCCGACGTGTACGTCAACGGCAAGGCGGTCGCCCAGCACAAGGGCGGCTACGACAAGTTCAGCGCCGACATCACCGGCGCGCTGAAGCCCGGCCGTACCCAGGAGCTGATCGTCGGCGTCTACGACCCGACCGACGCGGCGGACGGCGAGAACCCGCCGGTCGGGAAGCAGCGCCTCGACCCCAGCGGCATCTGGTACACCCCGTCGTCCGGTATCTGGCAGACGGTGTGGATGGAGCCGGTGGCCGCCACCCACGCCGCCGACCTCAAGATCACCCCGGACGTCACGGCGGGCCGGGCCACCGTCGAGGTCAAGGGCGTACCGGACGGTGTCCCGGTCACGGCGACGGCCTACGACGGCAAGCGGAAGATCGCGACCGCCGCGGGACGCACCGGCGCACCGGTCAGCCTGAAGATCAACAAGGCGCATCTGTGGTCCCCGGACGACCCGTTCCTCTACCAGCTCAAGGTGCGCGTCGGGCAGGACCAGGTGGGCAGTTACTTCGGGATGCGCTCCATCGCCGTCGAAAACGTGAACGGCACGCCGCGTACCGTACTCAACGGCAAGCCCGTCTTCATGATGGCCACGCTCGACCAGGGCTTCTGGCCGGACGGCCTGCACACCGCGCCGACCGACGAGGCGCTGGCCTACGACCTGAAGACGCACAAGCAGATGGGCTTCAACTCGGTCCGCAAGCACATCAAGGTGGAACCCGACCGCTGGTTCTACTGGGCGGACAAGCTGGGCCTGCTGGTCTGGCAGGACATGCCGGCGATGAGCGCGGAGCCGGACACGGCCGCGCGCGCCGAGTACGAGCGTGAGCTGAAGACCATGATCGACCAGCACAGCAGCCACCCCTCGGTGGTCATGTGGGTCACCTTCAACGAGGGCTGGGGCCAGTACGACGTGGGCCGCATAGCCGAACAGGCCAAGGCCTGGGACCCGACGCGGCTGGTCAACAACATGTCGGGGCTCAATCTGGGGGCGGACGGCGGGACCGGCGACATCATGGACGAGCACGGTTATCCGAGTCCCGCCCTGCCGCCCAACCCCGACGGCAAGCGCGCCCTGGTCAGCGGCGAGTACGGCGGACTCGGACTCGCGGTGCCCGGACACGCCTGGGCGGTGCAGCAGTCGTACGTGGACGTCGATCCGGCGGCCTACACGGACGACTACCTGGCGCGGCTCGCCGAGGTCCACCAGTTGGCGTGCCAGGGCAGCAACGGCGCTGTGTACACGCAGATATCGGACGTCGAGGGTGAACTCAACGGCCTGATGACGTACGACCGCAAGGTCGTCAAGCCCGATGTGAAACGGCTGAAGGCGGCGCAGGACGCGCTGATCCGCGACGCTTCACAGGCGACCGTGGCCGGCTGCTCGGGCAGCTGA
- a CDS encoding TetR/AcrR family transcriptional regulator → MTDEPNRAAPYRQPRQARSAATLARVLRAAEDIASSSGLEEMTMTGVAERAGVAVGSIYRRFEGKEQLIAALTERMLERREEYVAERLRTAEPSLAGVMDAYAHALLQSFADHSTLFPELLRTRGAGALDRGARTISEIHRLLLEAAAPHTHEIRRPDPAAALDTVARAVLGACFHNSVRPDPVTGEVARRQYADELSDMALAYLLTPGRRRTAHS, encoded by the coding sequence ATGACCGACGAGCCGAACCGCGCAGCGCCCTACCGGCAGCCCCGGCAGGCGCGCAGCGCCGCGACGCTGGCTCGCGTCCTGCGGGCGGCCGAGGACATCGCCTCCTCGTCCGGCCTGGAGGAGATGACGATGACCGGCGTCGCGGAGCGCGCCGGCGTCGCCGTCGGCTCGATCTACCGCCGCTTCGAGGGCAAGGAGCAGTTGATCGCCGCCCTCACCGAGCGGATGCTGGAGCGGCGCGAGGAGTACGTGGCGGAGCGGTTGCGCACGGCCGAGCCGTCACTTGCCGGCGTCATGGACGCCTACGCCCACGCGCTGTTGCAGTCCTTCGCCGACCACAGCACCCTCTTCCCCGAACTGCTGCGGACGCGGGGAGCCGGCGCGCTGGACCGCGGTGCCCGCACGATCAGCGAGATCCACCGTCTCCTGCTCGAAGCGGCGGCTCCTCACACCCACGAGATCCGGCGCCCGGACCCGGCGGCAGCCCTGGACACCGTGGCCCGCGCCGTCCTCGGCGCCTGCTTCCACAACTCCGTACGCCCCGATCCCGTCACCGGCGAGGTGGCCCGGCGTCAGTACGCCGACGAGCTCAGCGACATGGCGCTCGCCTACCTGCTCACCCCCGGCCGTCGCCGCACCGCGCACAGCTGA